Proteins from a single region of Dyadobacter fanqingshengii:
- a CDS encoding RNA polymerase sigma factor, producing MDLQAFNQRILPVQGRLFRLAQMFLRNREEAEDAIQDVLLRLWTNRQQLETYHSIEALAVQMTKNLCLDRLKSHQKRKMQNDADVGSVQATELSPHRQLENSDSAALMHKLIGELPEQHKLVLHLRDVEEYSFEEIEQVTGLSNANIRTVLSRARQKLRENYLKANNYESGY from the coding sequence ATGGATTTACAAGCCTTCAACCAACGCATTCTTCCCGTGCAGGGACGCCTTTTCCGACTGGCGCAAATGTTTCTTCGCAACCGCGAGGAGGCGGAAGACGCCATTCAGGATGTGTTGCTGAGGTTGTGGACGAACAGGCAGCAGCTGGAAACTTACCACAGCATTGAAGCATTGGCTGTGCAAATGACCAAAAACCTCTGCCTGGACCGCTTGAAATCGCATCAAAAACGGAAAATGCAGAACGATGCGGACGTCGGCAGCGTGCAGGCAACCGAGCTGTCGCCGCACCGGCAGCTGGAAAATAGCGACAGCGCTGCACTCATGCACAAGCTAATTGGCGAGTTGCCGGAACAACACAAACTGGTACTGCATCTGCGTGACGTCGAGGAGTATTCATTTGAGGAGATAGAGCAGGTTACGGGGTTGAGCAATGCCAACATTCGCACGGTGCTGTCAAGGGCCAGGCAGAAGCTCCGGGAAAATTATCTTAAAGCAAACAACTATGAATCAGGATATTGA